In Leishmania braziliensis MHOM/BR/75/M2904 complete genome, chromosome 18, the following proteins share a genomic window:
- a CDS encoding putative alpha glucosidase II subunit, which yields MLRSALSVILFSVLLLGSNVALSVPVVTTEGGLALEAFGYTNGVVRLTAKPEKSWTYQPDGIILPAAAPLLAIKGVNGAQWSIPHGDCMLTVSIVTPHVRFEFSCHGNSLIEATAFSNATAAPEVNFTFPVAQTMYGLAEHAADLPLQGGQVYEMYNTDSFHYPVNSTVALYGAIPFIMAYGPQSTCGVLFLNPSETNVEVSADSAAPSCRWQPEVGAIDIFFMPGPTPANVQQQHATLTGPTVMPPYFSLGLHQSRWNYMSTKDCLSVDEGYDAHNMPYDTLWLDIEHTDKKKYFTWNPYTFPDPKVLTDALASKGRKLVTVKDPHVKRDSGYSIHQEAKEGQYYVKDASGMDYEGDCWPGRSSWPDFLNTRTRDWYSQLFYDDHYPGGSRDIHTWVDMNEPSVFHGEKATMAKTAVHTLDNGQAVEHRFVHNAYSFYSVLAVHKGMMEARGSNEAPERPFILTRSFFPGSQRYAAMWTGDNMARWDHLENSIPELLSLSISNYPFCGSDVGGFFFDTEEELFVRWMQAGVFVPFYRTHSHLETQRREPWTFSVEAQSLVRNALALRYALVPYLYTSFYHAHTEGNTIMRPLFYEFPGQPELREVQSAYLFGPSILVQPVVKPNVTEVTVPLPKETLWYNYFSGELAVGQHTMSVDKGTMPMFLRGGHIVPLKLRLRRSTFAARLDPFTIFVALNAQGNSYGDLYIDDGVTYDYENGAFVHRAFSYSNQVLQSSAYHDSPGDTVLFHATNAVERIVIYGYVGRASKVVLSTRVDQTEVVTPLEFEQVGQTVVLRKPNVLVVADWFISFENE from the coding sequence ATGCTGCGCTCTGCTCTGAGTGTGATTCTGTTCTCGGTACTCCTGCTCGGAAGCAATGTCGCTTTATCGGTGCCAGTGGTAACAACAGAGGGCGGCCTGGCACTGGAAGCGTTTGGCTACACTAACGGTGTGGTGCGACTGACTGCTAAGCCGGAGAAGAGCTGGACGTACCAGCCGGATGGCATTATCCTACCTGCGGCTGCGCCTCTACTGGCCATTAAAGGAGTTAATGGCGCGCAATGGAGTATCCCACACGGGGACTGCATGCTGACAGTAAGCATAGTGACTCCGCATGTGCGCTTCGAGTTCTCGTGTCACGGGAACTCCCTTATCGAAGCAACCGCGTTCTCCaacgcgacggcggcgccagaGGTCAACTTTACGTTCCCGGTTGCACAGACGATGTACGGCCTGGCTGAGCACGCGGCAGACTTGCCCCTGCAAGGCGGGCAGGTGTACGAGATGTACAACACAGACAGCTTCCACTACCCTGTGAACAGTACAGTGGCACTCTACGGTGCGATCCCCTTTATTATGGCGTATGGCCCGCAGTCGACGTGCGGGGTTCTCTTTCTGAATCCGTCAGAGACAAATGTGGAGGTCAGCGCCGacagcgctgcaccgtcgTGCCGGTGGCAGCCCGAGGTTGGTGCGATCGACATCTTTTTCATGCCAGGTCCCACTCCTGCAAatgtacagcagcagcacgcgacTCTCACCGGACCGACAGTGATGCCACCCTACTTCAGTCTGGGACTGCACCAGTCCCGGTGGAACTACATGAGCACGAAGGACTGCCTCTCCGTGGACGAGGGCTACGATGCACACAACATGCCGTACGACACGCTGTGGCTCGACATTGAACACACCGACAAGAAGAAGTACTTTACTTGGAACCCCTACACCTTCCCTGACCCAAAGGTACTGACCGATGCGCTTGCCTCCAAAGGTCGAAAGTTGGTCACGGTTAAGGATCCGCATGTTAAGCGCGACAGCGGATACAGCATTCACCAGGAGGCCAAGGAGGGCCAGTACTATGTCAAGGACGCCTCTGGGATGGACTACGAGGGCGACTGCTGGCCAGGGAGAAGCTCGTGGCCCGACTTCctcaacacacgcacacgtgacTGGTATTCACAACTCTTCTACGACGACCACTACCCAGGCGGCAGTCGCGATATCCACACCTGGGTGGACATGAACGAGCCATCAGTGTTCCATGGCGAGAAGGCCACCATGGCGAAGACGGCGGTGCACACGCTGGACAATGGTCAGGCCGTTGAGCACCGGTTTGTGCACAACGCGTACAGCTTCTACTCGGTCCTTGCCGTTCACAAGGGAATGATGGAGGCCAGGGGCTCCAACGAGGCCCCAGAGCGCCCTTTTATCCTCACACGCAGCTTCTTTCCTGGGTCGCAGCGGTATGCGGCGATGTGGACGGGCGACAACATGGCCCGCTGGGACCACCTGGAGAACAGCATTCCCGAGCTGCTCTCTTTGTCCATCTCAAACTACCCAttctgcggcagcgacgttGGCGGGTTCTTCTTCGACACGGAGGAGGAGTTGTTTGTGCGGTGGATGCAGGCCGGCGTTTTCGTGCCATTTTACCGCACTCACTCCCACTTGGAAACGCAGCGCCGCGAGCCATGGACGTTCTCTGTGGAGGCCCAGTCTCTTGTGCGTAACGCACTGGCGCTCCGGTACGCCTTGGTGCCGTACCTCTATACCTCCTTCTAccacgcgcacaccgagGGCAACACCATCATGCGACCTCTCTTCTACGAGTTCCCGGGGCAGCCGGAGTTGCGTGAGGTGCAGAGCGCTTACCTCTTCGGCCCTTCCATCTTAGTGCAGCCTGTAGTGAAACCGAACGTTACGGAGGtgacggtgccgctgcccaaGGAAACCCTCTGGTACAACTACTTCTCGGGCGAGTTGGCAGTCGGGCAGCACACAATGTCCGTGGACAAAGGTACTATGCCGATGTTCCTGCGGGGCGGCCACATTGTCCCGTTGAAGTTGCGGCTGCGTCGCAGCACCTTCGCCGCGCGCCTGGACCCTTTTACGATCTTCGTGGCTCTCAACGCGCAGGGCAACAGCTACGGCGACCTCTATATCGACGACGGTGTAACCTACGATTATGAAAACGGCGCCTTTGTGCACCGTGCCTTTTCCTACTCGAATCAGGTGCTCCAGAGCAGCGCCTACCATGACTCTCCCGGGGACACAGTGCTCTTTCACGCTACCAACGCTGTCGAGCGCATTGTGATTTACGGCTACGTTGGCAGGGCCAGCAAGGTGGTATTGAGCACGCGCGTCGACCAGACCGAGGTGGTGACACCACTCGAATTTGAGCAGGTGGGGCAGACCGTAGTTCTGCGTAAGCCCAACGTTCTGGTGGTGGCCGACTGGTTCATTTCTTTTGAAAATGAGTAA